From a region of the Daphnia magna isolate NIES linkage group LG1, ASM2063170v1.1, whole genome shotgun sequence genome:
- the LOC116927215 gene encoding CLIP-associating protein 2 isoform X4, with protein sequence MTGSKRATSAPAVRKLMAPPLSKGVASSVAGTSPATGGGMDEETFIRAFEEVPKIQIYSSKEMEEHLVSMRTIIQDPNNDWAKRAETLKKIRSLLIAGAANYDELFQHIRLLEPAFQTSVKDLRSQVVREACVSIAYMSQQLQNKLDHFAEALLNPLILLIPNSAKIMATAGTVCVRFIIAHTHSARLIPILTNHMTSKSKDIRRAMCEFLDQLLHTWPTHILEKHVALIQSAVSNGIKDADPDARAFSRKAYGGFASHFPAQADALLHSLDLSYQKLLYGEASLSNSSSSHSLQSAGLSRPPLNTNSGPSSLPVHPRLKIGSSENLNRLPGIPPRKVGMSSYGARPGTANGTAVPTGMRSNSAIDLQAANRAVRNIRGGYVAPLPPSKKDSNSSDPRSVTSPDHRNSRTRSRTSGSSQSQPGSRSGSPSSRYSYKTYDPSGTPVRHVDSSTLGRPRRLSSSGMATNATPPRGPRSSNTSREPSPNRGGNHSVLSKPARVRSQSGCSEKGTPSRPVLAQKILQQSREAESALSDALTRTRVGGYDDHSDESETSSVCSERSMDSVNRRSDRHFRENWLESPHKDIYDIITACSSTHWSERKEGLMGLQAFLRSGNSVPTHELRKLIEILGKMFTDAHTKVFSLFLDALTVLIEIHKDDMHENLYFLMSRLLNKLGGDLLGSIQAKTLKTLDLVRYCFPYSLQMALLLRFMMDNTQTPNSRVKVALLNYLTALVRDMQPSDLTAVTSQSGSPGLMMGMAGVGASVSPQLVEASVAKVVAWTSDIRSAEVRKASQDALYALFSLHPAEVTRILNTLPKVCQESASQIIQSQLNRTMDNVSLNRASDSPTSVVAGSSPLRSPVTPQSQFQIPNPSSQQPSTPTYFSKISSSRSLENDENEHYNPEEVYKSIRKTTAEIQNYSFEKSSLERDSTSQDSGISQLSHLSFEKNKGEAKPLPLEEKRQKTIPNSLGTDVFMSPMEQADRATMQRILSLFGREDSESRKDAMRMLTQLMHQGAGNLIEDNFRPVFKHLVSCREDPDSLVRRQVFNIWATMLSTPRLLEEMENYADLILVNIFRAQRDQEREVVRSAESCAKTLAAVLSLNKLIRILKHAIGDNYPENYTAIKTLTRLVEQRPHEDTVTILPEMMPALLRATDHTESIVRKAAVFCIVEIYKRAPDELKPYLESLNSSKMKLINVYIQRAGPT encoded by the exons ATGACCGGTTCCAAAAGAGCTACTAGTGCCCCCGCCGTTCGGAAACTAATGGCGCCACCCCTAAGTAAAGGAGTCGCATCATCTGTTGCTGGTACAA GTCCGGCGACAGGAGGAGGGATGGATGAAGAAACCTTCATTAGAGCCTTTGAAGAAGTACCCAAAATTCAGATCTACTCCTCCAAAGAAATGGAAGAGCATCTGGTCAGCATGAGAACAATTATCCAAGACCCTAACAACGATTGGGCTAAGCGTGCCGAAACA TTAAAAAAGATACGGTCTCTGCTGATAGCTGGTGCCGCAAACTACGATGAGTTGTTTCAGCATATTCGTCTTTTGGAACCAGCTTTTCAAACCAGCGTGAAAGATCTTAG ATCACAGGTTGTCCGAGAGGCATGCGTGTCAATCGCGTACATGTCACAGCAGTTACAAAATAAATTGGACCATTTTGCGGAAGCTTTATTGAATCCATTAATCTTATTGATTCCAAACAGTGCAAAG ATCATGGCTACAGCAGGCACCGTTTGCGTACGCTTCATCATAGCTCACACTCACAGTGCTCGGCTTATTCCCATTCTAACAAATCACATGACTTCAAAATCCAAGGATATCCGCCGTGCCATGTGCGAGTTTTTAGATCAGTTACTTCACACATGGCCCACACACATTCTTGAAAAACACGTCGCACTAATTCAGAGCGCAGTGAGCAACGGTATTAAAGACGCAGACCCTGATGCACGTGCGTTTTCCAGGAA GGCCTATGGTGGATTTGCTTCACATTTCCCGGCTCAGGCAGATGCTTTGCTTCACTCTTTGGATCTCTCTTATCAGAAGCTATTATATGGAGAGGCAAGTCTCTCCAATTCCAGTTCAAGCCATTCACTACAATCAGCAGGGCTTTCTCGACCTCCATTAAACACAAATTCGGGACCATCATCTCTTCCAGTTCATCCACGCCTAAAGATTGGCTCTTCGGAGAATTTAAATAGGCTTCCTGGTATCCCTCCAAGAAAAGTTGGCATGTCAAGTTACGGTGCGCGACCTGGCACGGCTAACGGAACAGCGGTCCCTACTGGTATGCGTTCAAATAGTGCCATCGATTTGCAGGCGGCAAATCGAGCCGTCCGTAACATTAGAGGAGGTTACGTTGCTCCATTGC CTCCCTCCAAAAAAGATAGTAATTCGTCGGATCCTCGCTCCGTTACATCCCCTGATCATCGGAATTCTAGGACTCGCTCAAGAACTTCGGGGTCTTCACAGTCTCAAC CCGGAAGCCGATCAGGTTCGCCATCGTCCAGATATTCATACAAGACATACGATCCGTCTGGAACACCTGTTCGGCATGTAGACAGTTCAACACTTGGTCGACCCAGGCGTTTGTCCAGTAGTGGAATGGCAACTAACGCCACACCACCACGTGGACCCCGAAGCAGTAATACGAGTCGTGAACCAAGTCCCAATCGAGGTGGAAATCATTCAGTGCTATCTAAGCCTGCAAG ggtTCGTTCTCAGTCTGGGTGTAGCGAAAAAGGTACGCCTAGTCGCCCGGTGCTAGCCCAAAAAATTCTCCAGCAAAGCCGAGAAGCCGAATCTGCCCTCTCCGATGCACTG ACTCGTACTCGTGTCGGTGGATATGATGATCATTCCGATGAAAGTGAAACTTCGAGCGTATGCTCTGAACGCTCCATGGATTCAGTAAATCGTCGTTCTGAT CGCCATTTTCGGGAAAACTGGCTTGAGTCACCTCACAAGGATATCTATGATATTATTACTGCGTGTTCCAGTACCCATTGGTCCGAGCGGAAGGAAGGTTTAATGGGATTGCAAGCGTTCTTGCGCTCAGGCAATTCAGTTCCAACACACGAATTACGAAAACTAATAGAGATACTTGGAAAAATGTTTACCGATGCCCATACCAAA GTTTTCAGCCTGTTTTTAGATGCATTAACAGTATTGATTGAGATCCATAAGGATGACATGCACGaaaatttgtatttcttgatGAGTCGGCTGCTTAACAAGTTGGGTGGTGATCTTTTAGGATCTATTCAAGCCAAAACCCTGAAAACTTTGGATTTAGTCCG ATATTGCTTTCCATATTCCCTACAAATGGCGTTACTGTTGCGGTTCATGATGGACAACACACAAACACCCAATTCTCGAGTAAAAGTTGCTTTGCTGAATTATTTGACCGCATTGGTACGCGACATGCAACCGTCTGATTTGACTGCTGTTACGTCGCAATCAGGATCGCCAG GTTTAATGATGGGCATGGCGGGGGTTGGCGCTTCTGTGTCTCCGCAACTCGTTGAAGCATCAGTTGCAAAAGTGGTCGCTTGGACTAGCGATATTAGATCTGCTGAAGTGCGGAAGGCTTCCCAGGATGCGCTTTATGCTTTATTCAGTTTACACCCCGCCGAGGTGACGCGAATCCTTAATACCCTCCCAAAAGTGTGCCAG GAGAGCGCATCACAGATCATTCAATCTCAGTTGAACAGAACCATGGATAATGTTAGTTTGAACAGAGCGTCAGATTCTCCCACATCGGTTGTTGCTGGATCGTCACCTTTAAGATCACCTGTCACTCCGCAATCGCAATTTCAAATACCGAACCCATCCTCGCAGCAACCATCTACGCCTACTTATTTTTCCAAAATCTCTTCATCTAGGTCACTGGAAAATGACGAAAATGAGCATTATAACCCAGAGGAAGTTTATAA ATCCATCAGAAAAACCACGGCAGAAATCCAAAATTACAGCTTTGAGAAGTCGTCTTTAGAGCGTGATTCGACTTCACAAGATTCTGGCATATCGCAGCTTTCGCATTtgtcatttgaaaaaaataaaggggaaGCCAAGCCATTACCTCTTGAAGAGAAACGTCAAAAAACCATACCTAATTCTCTTGGGACGGATGTCTTTATGTCACCCATGGAACAGGCTGATAGAGCAACAATGCAGCGAATCCTTTCATTATTCGGCAGAGAAGATTCGGAATCGCGAAAGGATGCAATGCGTATGCTAACGCAATTGATGCATCAGGGCGCTGGCAACCTAATTGAAGACAACTTTCGTCCAGTTTTCAAACATTTAGTTTCATGTCGTGAAGACCCTGACTCTCTCGTACGCCGCCAAGTATTTAATATCTGGGCAACAATGTTGTCAACCCCGAGGCTGCTGGAAGAGATGGAAAACTACGCTGACCTAATTCTTGTCAACATTTTTCGTGCACAACGCGACCAAGAAAGAGAG GTTGTACGTTCGGCTGAAAGTTGCGCCAAAACCTTAGCTGCCGTTCTATCGTTGAACAAGCTTATTCGCATCTTAAAGCATGCGATTGGTGATAATTATCCTGAAAACTATACTGCGATCAAAACTTTGACTCGGTTGGTTGAGCAGCGGCCTCATGAAGACACTGTCACGATTCTACCGGAAATGATGCCCGCCCTGCTACGTGCCACTGACCATACTGAAAGCATTGTACGCAAAGCTGCGGTGTTCTGTATCGTTGAAATTTACAAACGAGCGCCCGACGAGTTAAAACCGTACTTGGAATCACTGAATAGCAGCAAAATGAAGTTAATCAACGTTTACATCCAGCGTGCTGGCCCTACGTAG
- the LOC123469389 gene encoding uncharacterized protein LOC123469389: MDISLDKCCVGVILNSDCFKQVYTTSLDLIVLLDLPTDAQRVIKFRVSSDSVKTICAHHFSMYYEYYETLHFAKNCCDPFNIHKRVIRGFKKIDLELSDRVFSADNNLRLIPGKTLCPRCLTKITVLSREPQTPRHNDVEAIENDNEIVSPFVLEKIITPRRVIDALCSAAVITPIVDLDKSNAERRSRICASALENLKRNILSSENDSSIELKSSDYSELMKAVKQKIKSTEKRGQKLSLLTLAPASWTHRQTSDYFDVSEYAAAQASELKTQSGILACPAAKTASCRMPNDDKQRIIDFYTSDEYSRQLPGMKNVKSVKQPNGKKLKIQKRLLLVNVDELHSDYKKKYKNIDGIKTFGLSAFADLRPKHVITVGSSGSHSVCVCIYHQNVKLMLSAIGLGEERHLLMEKVVCSVYNKTCMVTRCPSCPKSEALESFLKDLIGDENETISYKQ; the protein is encoded by the coding sequence ATGGATATCTCTTTAGACAAGTGCTGTGTTGGTGTAATTTTAAATTCCGATTGTTTTAAACAGGTGTACACTACTAGTTTGgatttaattgttttactCGATTTGCCTACTGACGCACAGCGTGTTATTAAGTTTAGAGTTAGCAGTGACAGTGTAAAAACAATCTGCGCTCATCATTTTTCAATGTACTATGAATACTACGAAACGCTCCATTTTGCGAAAAATTGTTGTGACCCATTTAACATTCACAAGCGCGTTATTCGTGGCTTTAAGAAAATAGATCTTGAATTAAGTGACCGAGTGTTTTCAGCCGACAATAATTTAAGGTTAATTCCTGGCAAAACATTATGTCCACGTTGCTTAACAAAAATAACTGTGCTTTCTCGTGAGCCACAAACACCGCGGCACAACGATGTTGAAGCGATTGAGAACGACAACGAAATTGTGAGTCCGTTcgttcttgaaaaaataataacaccTCGCCGCGTGATTGACGCTCTTTGTAGTGCTGCGGTCATCACACCTATCGTTGATCTCGATAAAAGTAATGCTGAAAGACGTTCTCGAATTTGTGCTAGTGCGCTAGAAAATTTAAAACGTAACATTCTCAGCAGTGAAAATGACTCGTCAATAGAACTGAAATCAAGTGACTATTCTGAGTTGATGAAAGctgtcaaacaaaaaatcaaatcaactGAGAAACGAGGTCAAAAATTATCACTCTTAACTCTTGCTCCCGCAAGTTGGACACATCGACAAACTAGTGATTATTTTGATGTGAGTGAATATGCCGCTGCTCAGGCAAGTGAATTAAAGACTCAATCTGGAATTTTAGCGTGCCCAGCTGCTAAAACAGCGTCTTGTCGGATGCCAAATGATGACAAACAGCGCATCATCGATTTTTACACATCAGATGAATACAGTCGACAGCTCCCTGGCATGAAAAATGTGAAAAGTGTGAAACAACCAAATGgcaaaaaacttaaaatacaaaaacgtTTGCTTCTAGTCAACGTAGATGAACTACATTCTGATTACAAAAAGAAGTATAAAAACATCGACGGAATAAAAACATTCGGCCTTTCCGCATTTGCTGACCTCAGACCGAAACATGTCATTACTGTTGGGTCCAGTGGTTCGCATTCAGTGTGTGTTTGTATATACCATCAGAATgtaaaactcatgttatcCGCTATTGGACTTGGAGAAGAGCGCCATTTATTAATGGAAAAAGTTGTTTGCTCGGTCTACAACAAAACGTGTATGGTGACTCGCTGCCCAAGTTGCCCTAAATCGGAAGCGCTGGAATCATTCTTAAAAGATTTAATCGGGGATGAAAATGAAACCATATCGTACAAACAATGA
- the LOC116923948 gene encoding spliceosome-associated protein CWC27 homolog isoform X2 has product MSNIYVQEPPTNGKVVVTTSLGEIEIELWSKECPKACRNFVQLCLEEFFNGTIFHRVVPNFIAQGGDPTGTGHGGESIYGEPFKNEVHSRLRFVRRGLVATANTGNNDNESQFFFTLGACQELQNKHTIFGRVAGNTLFNMIKFNDLDIDSEERPRHPPKILKTEVINNPFPDIEPRISQKQVKEPEETKPKVKKTKNLQLLSFGDEEEDESDAQLVKTFQGKSSHDLTDDPRLSIIPAVNTETGVEKKNDQKRIKPDVEKIVLAENEPNDSPSNADDEVVDEKKQEAQNKLKKIKEQIRDLKREMKNPNEDTEQELMKKQKLDDDHVMDKEDNEILKDFHEQQKKYAVVKTTRRGKGADREAETLAYLKKFQQKLSETRLKESSDSVADEQSDDHTWLNHTLKFEDNNPTLARDANTKGDDWFEISDPRNPLNKRRREESKKIMKQKGSSTKMV; this is encoded by the exons ATGAGTAATATCTACGTTCAAGAACCACCAACAAACGGAAAA GTTGTTGTTACAACTTCGTTAGgcgaaattgaaattgaattatggAGCAAAGAATGTCCAAAGGCCTGCAGAAACTTTGTGCAACTATGTCTTGAGGAATTCTTCAATGGAACAATTTTTCACAGAGTAGTTCCAAATTTCATTGCACAAGGAGGAGATCCTACAG GCACTGGTCATGGTGGTGAAAGCATATATGGGGAACCATTCAAG aaTGAAGTTCACTCCCGTCTGCGATTTGTTAGAAGAG GACTGGTTGCGACCGCAAACACTGGAAATAATGACAATGAATCtcagtttttctttactttggGTGCTTGCCAAGAGttacaaaacaaacacacaataTTTGGCAGGGTTGCTGGAAACACCTTGTTTAACATG ATTAAATTCAATGATTTGGATATTGATAGT GAAGAAAGGCCTAGGCATCCTCCTAAAATACTGAAAACAGAGGTTATTAACAATCCATTTCCTGACATAGAACCAAGAATCAGCCAAAAGCAGGTCAAGGAGCCAGAAGAAACCAAACctaaagttaaaaaaacaaa AAATCTTCAGTTGCTTTCCTTTGGagatgaagaggaagatgaaTCTGATGCTCAGCTAGTGAAGACATTTCAAGGGAAATCTTCTCATGACCTAACAGATGATCCCAGGCTTAGTATCATTCCCGCAGTTAATACGGAGACTGGAGTCGAAAAGAA AAATGATCAGAAGAGAATTAAGCCGGACGTTGAGAAAATAGTTTTAGCCGAAAATGAGCCCAACGATTCCCCTTCAAATGCTGATGACGAGGTAGTTGAcgagaaaaaacaagaagcGCAAAACAAATT gaaaaaaatcaaagagcAAATAAGAGAtctaaaaagagaaatgaaaaatcctAATGAAGATACAGAACAAGAATTGATGAAGAAGCAAAAACTTGACGATGATCATGTTATGGATAAAGAAGATAATGAAATACTAAAGGATTTCCATGAGCAGCAGAAGAAATACGCAGTGGTGAAAACAACGCGTCGAGGGAAGG GAGCTGATCGAGAGGCGGAAACACTTGCTTacctaaaaaaatttcagCAAAAGCTTAGCGAAACGCGATTGAAAGAATCAAGTGACAGCGTCGCTGACGAACAATCGGATGACCATACCTG GTTGAATCATACCTTAAAATTCGAAGACAACAATCCTACGTTAGCCAGAGATGCCAACACAAAAGGAGACGATTGGTTTGAGATATCTGATCCTCGTAATCCCTTAAACAAACGAAGAAGAGAGGAGTCAAAGAAGATCATGAAACAGAAAGGATCTTCTACTAAAATGGTCTAA
- the LOC116923948 gene encoding spliceosome-associated protein CWC27 homolog isoform X1, translated as MSNIYVQEPPTNGKVVVTTSLGEIEIELWSKECPKACRNFVQLCLEEFFNGTIFHRVVPNFIAQGGDPTGTGHGGESIYGEPFKNEVHSRLRFVRRGLVATANTGNNDNESQFFFTLGACQELQNKHTIFGRVAGNTLFNMIKFNDLDIDSEERPRHPPKILKTEVINNPFPDIEPRISQKQVKEPEETKPKVKKTKNLQLLSFGDEEEDESDAQLVKTFQGKSSHDLTDDPRLSIIPAVNTETGVEKKTNGFFVRNDQKRIKPDVEKIVLAENEPNDSPSNADDEVVDEKKQEAQNKLKKIKEQIRDLKREMKNPNEDTEQELMKKQKLDDDHVMDKEDNEILKDFHEQQKKYAVVKTTRRGKGADREAETLAYLKKFQQKLSETRLKESSDSVADEQSDDHTWLNHTLKFEDNNPTLARDANTKGDDWFEISDPRNPLNKRRREESKKIMKQKGSSTKMV; from the exons ATGAGTAATATCTACGTTCAAGAACCACCAACAAACGGAAAA GTTGTTGTTACAACTTCGTTAGgcgaaattgaaattgaattatggAGCAAAGAATGTCCAAAGGCCTGCAGAAACTTTGTGCAACTATGTCTTGAGGAATTCTTCAATGGAACAATTTTTCACAGAGTAGTTCCAAATTTCATTGCACAAGGAGGAGATCCTACAG GCACTGGTCATGGTGGTGAAAGCATATATGGGGAACCATTCAAG aaTGAAGTTCACTCCCGTCTGCGATTTGTTAGAAGAG GACTGGTTGCGACCGCAAACACTGGAAATAATGACAATGAATCtcagtttttctttactttggGTGCTTGCCAAGAGttacaaaacaaacacacaataTTTGGCAGGGTTGCTGGAAACACCTTGTTTAACATG ATTAAATTCAATGATTTGGATATTGATAGT GAAGAAAGGCCTAGGCATCCTCCTAAAATACTGAAAACAGAGGTTATTAACAATCCATTTCCTGACATAGAACCAAGAATCAGCCAAAAGCAGGTCAAGGAGCCAGAAGAAACCAAACctaaagttaaaaaaacaaa AAATCTTCAGTTGCTTTCCTTTGGagatgaagaggaagatgaaTCTGATGCTCAGCTAGTGAAGACATTTCAAGGGAAATCTTCTCATGACCTAACAGATGATCCCAGGCTTAGTATCATTCCCGCAGTTAATACGGAGACTGGAGTCGAAAAGAA AACCAACGGTTTTTTTGTTAGAAATGATCAGAAGAGAATTAAGCCGGACGTTGAGAAAATAGTTTTAGCCGAAAATGAGCCCAACGATTCCCCTTCAAATGCTGATGACGAGGTAGTTGAcgagaaaaaacaagaagcGCAAAACAAATT gaaaaaaatcaaagagcAAATAAGAGAtctaaaaagagaaatgaaaaatcctAATGAAGATACAGAACAAGAATTGATGAAGAAGCAAAAACTTGACGATGATCATGTTATGGATAAAGAAGATAATGAAATACTAAAGGATTTCCATGAGCAGCAGAAGAAATACGCAGTGGTGAAAACAACGCGTCGAGGGAAGG GAGCTGATCGAGAGGCGGAAACACTTGCTTacctaaaaaaatttcagCAAAAGCTTAGCGAAACGCGATTGAAAGAATCAAGTGACAGCGTCGCTGACGAACAATCGGATGACCATACCTG GTTGAATCATACCTTAAAATTCGAAGACAACAATCCTACGTTAGCCAGAGATGCCAACACAAAAGGAGACGATTGGTTTGAGATATCTGATCCTCGTAATCCCTTAAACAAACGAAGAAGAGAGGAGTCAAAGAAGATCATGAAACAGAAAGGATCTTCTACTAAAATGGTCTAA